In Streptomyces sp. NBC_01231, the sequence GGGGCGTGTCGGCGGCTGAGCGCTTGCTCGCGGCGACGGGTAGAACACTACCAGCTCCGTCAGGGTGTTCAGGAACGGGTTTTGTGGGGTCGGGCGAGGCCACGCCGTCGCTCGTGAGGCGGTTGTTGGGTCTCGGCGTGGAGAGAGTCGCCCGCTCTGAGGGGAAGTAGGGGTCGACGTGGAGGAGGGGCGCCCGCGCGGGGTGGACGTGGGCCCTGCGCGGGGAGGGCGCAGGGTGGAAGTGGGCCCTACGCGGGGGAGGGCGCAGGGTGGACGTGGGGCTGGCGTGGAGGAGGGTTGCCCGCACGGGGTGGAACACGGGGTGGAAGTGGGGAAAACCCGGACGCGGTGGCCGGTCCCGACCTACTCTCGAGTTGTGTCAGGCGCGTCTGGCCGGGTGCTTGTTGTGGACGACAACAAGGTCATCCGGCAGCTGATCAGGGTCAATCTCGAACTGGAGGGTTTCGAGGTGGTGACCGCGGCCGATGGTGCCGAGTGTCTGGATGTCGTTCATCAGGTTCGGCCCGATGTGATCACCCTCGATGTCGTTATGCCTCGCCTCGACGGGCTCCGGACCGCGGCCCGGCTTCGTTCCGATCCGCGCACCCGTCATCTGCCCCTCGCCATCGTCAGCGCATGCACGCAGTACGAGGTCGAGACCGGGCTCGACTCCGGTGTCGACGCCTTCCTCGCCAAGCCCTTCGATCCTGCCGAACTCGTGCGTCTCGTACGGCAGTTGATCGCGGAGGGGAGGGGCAGGGGTGTCGTGGACGGGTCTGCGGAGGGGCATACGGAGGAGTCCGCGTTCGACGGCATTCTCGGGACCGCCGGAGAGGCCGAGCCAGCCGAGAGGGCCGGGCGGGCCGGCGGCTGATCGATCTCGTAGCCATCACCGTCGGCGGCAACTGGAATCGGCAACCGTGTCGGCACCGGCACCGGCGGTGGCTCGGTGGTGTTTCTGTTCCTGTCGGCGGCTACACCGGCAGCTGACACCGCCCGTCCGACCAGTCCTGTCACATCACCTCCCGGCCTGCCCCGCGCCCCACCTCGCCCTCTCCCTGTCTGCGTCCTCCGCCACTCCTCCGTTTCCCACCGTCCACATCCCGGACCCCCACTCAAATCAGCTCGCCCACCCACCCCCCTCCTCCCCTACGCTGGCCCCGTGACCCCCGTCGAGCTCTCCCGTACCGTGCTGCGCGCGGTGCGTCGGGCTGTGGACGTGGGGGAGCTGAGCGTGACCGTTCCGGAGCGGGCCGTGGTGACGGTGCCGGGGCCCGGGGGCTGTGGGGACTACGCCACCAACATCGCCCTTCAGCTGGCGCGGTCGGCCGAGCGGACTCCCCGGTACGTCGCCGAGGTCCTCCGAGGCCATCTGCTCAGTGACGACGCCACCGACGCCACCGAAGCCACGGACGACGGCACCACCGACGCCACCACCCACGGCGTCGACCACCTCGACCACCTCAGCACCATCAGCCCTATCGCCGACGTCGTCATCACCGGCCCCGGCTTCCTGAACATCCGCCTCCGCGGCACCGCTTCCGCCGCCCTCGTCGACGAGATCCTGCGGAAGGGGCAGAAGTACGGGCACGCCGACGCGCTCACCGGGCGGCTCCATCGACTGCACGCCGCCCACGAGGTCCGGGCGCTCGTCGTCGCCGACGCCACCGCACGCCTCCTGCGCGCCCAGGGCGCACTCGTCCGCGTCACCTGTGAGGCCGGCCCCGCCCGCCCCGCCCGCCCCGAGCCGGAGTGGGAGAGGGTTCTCGGCGTCCACGTCGACGCGTACGCCATCCCGGACCGCCAGGCCGCAATCCCCGCCGCGCGCCCGCTCGAGCCCCCGGTGGGGTCCCCGGCTCCTCTCGAAATCGATGTGCGCCCCGTCCCCGTCCCCGCCCCCGCCGACCCGACCCCCCTGGGCCGTGACGCCGCCCGCTGGGCCCTTCTCCACCCAGCCGCCCACGACCGGCCCCGGATCAGCGACGAGCACCTCGTCCAGCGCGAGAGCAACCCGCTCTTCCGTGTCCGCTACGCCCACGCCCGCACCCTGGCCGTCGGCCGCAACGCCGCCGACCTCGGTTTCCACGCCGAACCCGGCGACGTATCGGAAGACCTGACGGGGGTCCTCGCCGACCACCCCCGGATCCTCGCCGCGGCCGCCGCGCACCGCGCCCCGGACCGTCTCGCCCGGCACCTCGTCACCGTCGCCGATGCTGTCCTTCCCTTTCTCCCCACCGTCCTGCCGCGCGGCGAGGAGAAACCCTCGGCCGCCCACCGTGCCCGGCTCGCTCTTGCCGAAGCCGCCGGGACGGTGCTGGCCGGTGGCCTGACCCTGCTCGGCATCGACGCACCTGATCACCTGTGAGACAGCGCACAGAGATGCAAAGAGACGCACAGAGAGTCCACGAAGAGCCATGAGTCGTTCCGCACACCCCGCCGGGCCCCGTCACGCCGATGTGTATCCCGAGGGGCACTACTCCGCCCCGCCCGCCGACCTCAACACCCTCGACCCGAAGGTGTGGGCCCAGACCGTCGGTCGTGACCAGGGCGGCGTCGTCACCGTCGGCGGCGTCGACGTGAAGAGCCTCGCCGAACAGCACGGCACCCCCGCCTACATCGTCGACGAGGCCGACTTCCGCGCCCGGGCACGGGCGTGGCGCAGCGCCTTCGGGGCCGACGCCGACGTCTTCTACGCCGGCAAGGCGTTCCTGTCCCGGGCCGTGGTCCGCTGGCTGCACGAGGAAGGGCTCAACCTCGACGTCTGTTCCGGTGGCGAACTCGCCACCGCCCTCTCGGCCGGCATGCCCGCCGACCGCATCGCCTTCCACGGCAACAACAAGTCGGCGGAGGAGATCCAGCGGGCCGTCGAGGCCGGTGTCGGGCGGATCGTTCTCGACTCCTTCCAGGAGATCGTCCGCGTCGCCCACATCGCCCAGTCGCTCGGCATCCGGCAGCGTGTGCAGATCCGTGTCACCGTCGGGGTGGAGGCGCACACGCACGAGTTCATCGCCACCGCCCACGAGGACCAGAAGTTCGGCATTCCGCTCGCGGGCGGGCAGGCCGCCGAGGCCGTACGGCGTGCGCTGACGCTGGACGGGATCGAGGTGATCGGGATCCACAGTCACATCGGGTCCCAGATCTTCGACATGTCGGGCTTCGAGGTCGCCGCCCACCGGGTCGTCGGGCTGTTGAAGGACATCCGCGACGAGCACGGGGTCGAGCTGCCGGAGATCGACCTCGGTGGCGGGCTCGGCATCGCGTACACGAGCGACGACGACCCCAGCGAGCCCCACGAGATCGCCAAGGCACTCACCGAGATCGTCACCCGTGAGTGCGAGGCCGCCAAGCTGCGCACGCCCCGTATCTCCGTCGAGCCCGGGCGGGCCATCGTCGGTCCCACCGCCTTCACGCTGTACGAGGTCGGCACCATCAAGCCCCTCGACGGACTGCGGACCTACGTCTCCGTCGACGGCGGCATGTCCGACAACATCCGTACCGCGCTGTACGACGCCGAGTACAGCGTCGCCCTGGTCTCCCGCACCTCCGACGCGGAGCCGATGCTCGCCCGCGTCGTCGGCAAGCACTGCGAGAGCGGCGACATCGTCGTGAAGGACGCGTTCCTGCCGGCCGACCTGGCACCGGGTGACCTGATCGCCGTACCGGCGACGGGTGCGTACTGCCGGTCGATGGCCAGCAACTACAACCACGTGCTGCGGCCGCCCGTCGTGGCGGTCAACGACGGCGAGTCCCGCGTCATCGTCCGGCGGGAGACGGAGGAGGACCTGCTGCGCCTCGACGTCGGGTGAAGCCACCCGGAAAACGTTGGGTGAAGCCACCCGGAAACGTCGGGTGATCCGCCCGGACAACACGGGGCGGAAGATCTCCTGTCTTCCGCCCCCGTACAAATGAAATAGATGTCTCACGATCCGGACATGGGATAGAAAGTCCCGTCCGGTGAGTGAGACTGGAGCAACCGTAGACGGTATGAGGAAACGAGGTCGGATGATGCGTACGCGTCCGCTGAAGGTGGCGCTGCTGGGCTGTGGAGTGGTCGGCTCAGAGGTGGCGCGCATCATGACGACGCACGCCGACGACCTCGCCGCCCGGATCGGCGCCCCGGTGGAGCTGGCGGGCGTGGCGGTCCGTCGGCCCTCCAAAGTCCGGGACGGCATCGACCCCGCCCTCGTCACCACCGATGCGACCGCCCTCGTCAAACGCGGCGACATCGACGTGGTGGTGGAGGTCATCGGGGGGATCGAGCCCGCCCGTACGCTCATCACCACCGCCTTCGAGCACGGCGCCTCGGTCGTCTCCGCCAACAAGGCGCTGCTCGCCCAGGACGGCGCCGCCCTCCACGCCTCCGCCGAGGACCATGACGCGGACCTCTACTACGAGGCCGCCGTCGCCGGCGCGATCCCGCTGATCCGGCCGCTGCGCGAGTCCCTCGCCGGCGACAAGGTCAACCGGGTGCTCGGCATCGTCAACGGCACCACCAACTTCATCCTCGACAAGATGGACACCACGGGGGCGGGGTACCAGGAGGCCCTCGACGAGGCCACCGCGCTCGGGTACGCCGAGGCCGACCCCACCGCCGACGTCGAGGGCTTCGACGCCGCCGCCAAGGCCGCCATCCTCGCCGGGATCGCCTTCCACACGCGGGTGCGTCTCGACGACGTCTACCGCGAGGGCATGGCCGAGGTCACCTCCGCCGACTTCGCCTCGGCGAGGGAGATGGGCTGCACCATCAAGCTGCTCGCCATCTGCGAGCGGGCCGCGGACGGCGCGTCCGTCACCGCGCGCGTGCACCCCGCGATGATCCCGCTGACCCACCCGCTGGCCTCCGTGCGCGGCGCGTACAACGCCGTGTTCGTCGAGTCCGACGCCTCCGGCCAGCTGATGTTCTACGGCCCCGGTGCCGGCGGCGCCCCCACCGCCTCCGCCGTGCTGGGCGACCTCGTCGCCGTCTGCCGCAACCGGCTCAACGGCGCCACCGGACCCGGCGAGTCCGCCTACGCCGCGCTGCCCGTCTCGGGCATGGGCGAGGTCGTCACGCGGTACCACATCAGCCTCGATGTGGCGGACAAACCGGGAGTTCTCGCCCAGGTTGCCACCGTGTTCGCCGAGCACGGCGTGTCGATCGATACGGTTCGCCAGCAGGGGAAGGACGGCGAGGCCTCCCTCGTCGTCGTCACGCACCGCGCGTCCGACGCCGCCCTGGGCGGCGTCGTCGAGGCGTTGCGCAAGCTCGACACCGTGCGTGGTGTCGCCAGCATCATGCGGGTTGAAGGAGAGTAACCAGCAATGACCCACCAGTGGCGCGGAATCATCGAGGAGTACCGGGAGCGGCTGCCGGTATCCGACACCACGCCGGTCGTGTCGCTCCGCGAGGGCGGTACGCCCCTCGTCCCCGCGCAGGTGCTCTCCGAGCGCACCGGCTGCGAGGTCCACCTCAAGGTGGAGGGCGCCAACCCCACCGGCTCCTTCAAGGACCGCGGCATGACCATGGCCATCACGCGGGCCAAGGAGGAGGGCGCGAAGGCGGTCATCTGCGCCTCCACCGGCAACACGTCCGCCTCCGCCGCCGCGTACGCGGTGCGCGCGGGCATGGTCTGCGCCGTGCTCGTTCCGCAGGGCAAGATCGCGCTCGGCAAGATGGGTCAGGCCCTCGTGCACGGCGCGAAGATCCTCCAGGTCGACGGCAACTTCGACGACTGCCTCACCCTGGCCCGCGCGCTGAGCGACAACTACCCGGTGGCGCTGGTGAATTCGGTCAACCCGGTCCGTATCGAGGGTCAGAAGACGGCCGCCTTCGAGATCGTGGACATGCTCGGCGACGCGCCCGACATTCACGTCCTCCCGGTCGGCAACGCGGGCAACATCACCGCGTACTGGAAGGGGTACAAGGAGTACGCCGCCGACGGCATCGCCGCGAAGACCCCCCGTATGTGGGGTTTCCAGGCGTCCGGCAGTGCCCCGATCGTGCGCGGCGAGGTCGTCAAGGACCCGTCGACCATCGCGACCGCCATCCGGATCGGCAACCCCGCGTCCTGGCAGTACGCCCTGGCGGCGCGGGACGAGTCGGGCGGCTCCATCGACGAGGTGACGGACCGTGAGATCCTGCGCGCCTACCGGCTGTTGGCCGCTCAGGAGGGTGTCTTCGTCGAGCCGGCGTCCGCCGCGTCCGTCGCCGGTCTGCTGAAGGCCGCCGAGCAGGGCAAGGTCGACCGGGGACAGAAGATCGTGTGCACCGTCACCGGCAACGGCCTCAAGGACCCCGACTGGGCCGTCGCGGGCGCCCCGCAGCCGGTCACCGTCCCGGTCGACGCGGCGACGGCCGCCGAGCGCCTGGGCCTTGTCTGATCTGAGGGACGACCTGAGGGGCGACCTGAGGGGCGACCTGAGGGATGACCTGTGCGATGACCTCGGGGAACGGATAACCGTCAGAGGGGGTGCACGGGGGGCTTACGACACGCATCGTGCGCCTCCTGTGCGCCCTATGTCGCCACAGAACCTTCCTTCGATAGGCTGTACCGAACCCGCCCGCCGCATATGCCTCGCATACGGCCGGGTGCCGCGCCGTCTCCGCGGCCCGGAAGCGGTCCCACGGTTCCCAGAGGCCCTCAGGACCTCATGCACGTATCGAACGTCTTCGACAGTTCCGCAGCTCAAGGAGAGTCATCGAGCGATGGCCGGTCCAGCTTTCCGCGCCGCCGCCGTCCGGGTGCGCGTCCCCGCCACCAGCGCCAACCTCGGTCCGGGCTTCGATGCCCTCGGCCTGTCGCTGGGGCTCTACGACGACGTGGTCGTCCGGGTGGCCGACTCCGGGCTGCATGTCGACATCGCGGGAGAGGGCAGCGAGACGCTCCCCCGTGACGAAAACCACCTTCTCGTACGGTCCTTGCGCACCGCCTTCGACCTGCTGGGCGGGCAGCCGCGCGGCCTGGAGATCGTCTGCGCGAACCGCATTCCGCACGGCCGTGGCCTGGGGTCCTCCTCGGCCGCCATCTGCGCCGGCATCGTCGCCGCGCGCGCCGTGACCATAGGCGGCGACTCCCGACTCGACGACGCGGCGCTCCTGGAGCTCGCCACCGAGATCGAGGGCCACCCCGACAATGTGGCGGCCTGTCTGCTCGGCGGTTTCACGCTCTCCTGGATGGAGGCCGGAGCCGCCCGGGCGATCAGGATGGAGCCCGCCGATTCCATCGTTCCGGTGGTTTTCGTGCCCGGCAGGCCGGTCCTGACGGAGACCGCGCGCGGACTGCTGCCACGCACCGTGCCGCACGTCGACGCCGCCACCAACGCGGGCCGGGCGGCCCTGCTCGTCGAGGCCCTGACCAGGCGCCCCGAGCTGCTGCTGCCCGCCACCGAGGACCGGCTCCACCAGGAGTACCGCGCCCCCGCCATGCCGGAGAGTACGGCGCTGGTGGAGCGGCTGCGGGCCGACGGAGTCCCGGCAGTGATCTCCGGTGCGGGACCGACGGTGCTGGCCCTCGTCGACGAGGACAGTGCCGACAAGGTCGCCCATCTGGCGGGCGAGGGCTGGGCCGCGAACCGGCTCAAGCTCGACGCCCGGGGCGCGGGCGTGATGCCGCTCGCGACCGCCGGGGACGTGTGACGCGACAGGTGGAATCCGGCGGCGCTCGCCGGATTTCGAGAGGGGGAATGTTTGTTGGATCCGGTAGTGTTAACCTCAAGTCTGCACCCGACCCCACCATGGCGAGGTGCTTCGTGTCCCCGTCCGGGACAGACATCCTTCCGGGAGCCTCCCAAGCCGCACTGTGTTGAGTACGCCGTACGCGGGCAGTACGTCGTACGGCAGCACTGAGCGACTTGCCGGGCACGCTCCGGAACCGGTGCGACCAAGCAAAGTGACACAGACACTCAGTGCCACGGCTTTCGGAAGCGCCGTCATCACATTCCTCCGCCGCTTAGGCGGACCACCGCCCCGGCACGGTCCACACAGCAAGGACCACTGTCGGACAGCACAAACGGTCGCCGAGCCAGACAGGCCGACGTCCGCTCCAGGGAAGGACCCTTCGTGAGCGACACCACCGATCTGATGGGCGCACGTGTCGAGGAGACCGCTGCCGCGCCCGCCACGGACGCCTCCGCGCCTGCCACCGGTGCCGGCTCCCGGCGGCGCCGCGGTACCGGCCTCGACGGCATGGTGCTGGCCGAGCTGCAGCAGGTCGCATCCGGCCTCGGCATCAGGGGCACCGCGCGTATGCGCAAGAGCCAGCTGATCGAGGTCATCAAGGAGGCGCAGGCGGGTGGGGGCGCCCCGGCCGCGAAGGCCGACGCCGCCGAGACCAAGCCGAAGCGCCGGGCCACCTCCAAGGCCCGTACCGGCGACGACGCCGCGTCGGTCGCCGAGAAGAAGGCGGCCGCCAAGGCCGAGGCGCCCGCTGAGAAGGCCGTGGCCCAGCAGCAGATCGAGATTCCCGGCCAGCCGGCCGGCGGCCCCTCCCGTGGCGAAGCCGAGCGCGGGGGAGACGACGCTCCCGTGGAGCGCCGCCGTCGCCGTGCCACCGCTGAGGCCGGCAGCCCCGAGACGGTCGTCGCCGAGGCCAAGAGCGAGTCCAAGGCCGAGGCGCCCGCGCAGACGCAGCCGCAGGGCGACACCAAGGGCGGCGACGCCGATGGTGCCGACGGCCGTCGTCGCGACCGCCGTGAGCGCGGCCGGGACCGCGACCGCGACCGCCGTGGCGGCAAGGGCGACGAGCAGCAGGGCGGCCAGGGCGGCCAGGGCGGTGGCCAGCAGCGCCAGGACCGTCAGGACCGCCAGGACCGTCAGCAGCAGGGCGGCGGACGGCCGGACCGCCAGGACCGCCAGCGTGACAACGGCCCGCAGGACGACGACGACTTCGATGGCGGGCGCCGGGGCCGCCGCGGTCGTTACCGGGACCGTCGTGGCCGCCGTGGCCGTGACGACGTGGCGCCCGAGCCGCAGCTCAACGAGGACGACGTCCTGATCCCCGTCGCGGGCATCCTGGACATCCTCGACAACTACGCCTTCATCCGTACGTCGGGCTACCTGCCCGGCCCCAACGACGTGTACGTCTCCCTCGCCCAGGTCCGCAAGAACGGCCTGCGCAAGGGCGACCACGTCACCGGTGCCGTGCGTCAGCCCAAGGAGGGCGAGCGCCGCGAGAAGTTCAACGCGCTGGTCCGCCTGGACTCCCAGAACGGCATGGCGCCCGAATCCGGGCGCGGGCGGCCGGAGTTCAACAAGCTGACGCCGCTGTACCCGCAGGACCGGCTCCGCCTGGAGACCGACCCGGGCGTGCTGACCACCCGCATCATCGACCTCGTCGCGCCGATCGGTAAGGGGCAGCGCGGTCTGATCGTG encodes:
- the thrC gene encoding threonine synthase is translated as MTHQWRGIIEEYRERLPVSDTTPVVSLREGGTPLVPAQVLSERTGCEVHLKVEGANPTGSFKDRGMTMAITRAKEEGAKAVICASTGNTSASAAAYAVRAGMVCAVLVPQGKIALGKMGQALVHGAKILQVDGNFDDCLTLARALSDNYPVALVNSVNPVRIEGQKTAAFEIVDMLGDAPDIHVLPVGNAGNITAYWKGYKEYAADGIAAKTPRMWGFQASGSAPIVRGEVVKDPSTIATAIRIGNPASWQYALAARDESGGSIDEVTDREILRAYRLLAAQEGVFVEPASAASVAGLLKAAEQGKVDRGQKIVCTVTGNGLKDPDWAVAGAPQPVTVPVDAATAAERLGLV
- the rho gene encoding transcription termination factor Rho, with the protein product MSDTTDLMGARVEETAAAPATDASAPATGAGSRRRRGTGLDGMVLAELQQVASGLGIRGTARMRKSQLIEVIKEAQAGGGAPAAKADAAETKPKRRATSKARTGDDAASVAEKKAAAKAEAPAEKAVAQQQIEIPGQPAGGPSRGEAERGGDDAPVERRRRRATAEAGSPETVVAEAKSESKAEAPAQTQPQGDTKGGDADGADGRRRDRRERGRDRDRDRRGGKGDEQQGGQGGQGGGQQRQDRQDRQDRQQQGGGRPDRQDRQRDNGPQDDDDFDGGRRGRRGRYRDRRGRRGRDDVAPEPQLNEDDVLIPVAGILDILDNYAFIRTSGYLPGPNDVYVSLAQVRKNGLRKGDHVTGAVRQPKEGERREKFNALVRLDSQNGMAPESGRGRPEFNKLTPLYPQDRLRLETDPGVLTTRIIDLVAPIGKGQRGLIVAPPKTGKTMIMQAIANAITHNNPECHLMVVLVDERPEEVTDMQRSVKGEVISSTFDRPAEDHTTVAELAIERAKRLVELGHDVVVLLDSITRLGRAYNLAAPASGRILSGGVDSTALYPPKRFFGAARNIEDGGSLTILATALVDTGSRMDEVIFEEFKGTGNAELKLDRKLADKRIFPAVDVDASGTRKEEILLGSDELAITWKLRRVLHALDQQQAIELLLDKMRQTKSNAEFLLQIQKTTPTPGNGD
- a CDS encoding homoserine dehydrogenase, which translates into the protein MRTRPLKVALLGCGVVGSEVARIMTTHADDLAARIGAPVELAGVAVRRPSKVRDGIDPALVTTDATALVKRGDIDVVVEVIGGIEPARTLITTAFEHGASVVSANKALLAQDGAALHASAEDHDADLYYEAAVAGAIPLIRPLRESLAGDKVNRVLGIVNGTTNFILDKMDTTGAGYQEALDEATALGYAEADPTADVEGFDAAAKAAILAGIAFHTRVRLDDVYREGMAEVTSADFASAREMGCTIKLLAICERAADGASVTARVHPAMIPLTHPLASVRGAYNAVFVESDASGQLMFYGPGAGGAPTASAVLGDLVAVCRNRLNGATGPGESAYAALPVSGMGEVVTRYHISLDVADKPGVLAQVATVFAEHGVSIDTVRQQGKDGEASLVVVTHRASDAALGGVVEALRKLDTVRGVASIMRVEGE
- a CDS encoding DALR anticodon-binding domain-containing protein; its protein translation is MTPVELSRTVLRAVRRAVDVGELSVTVPERAVVTVPGPGGCGDYATNIALQLARSAERTPRYVAEVLRGHLLSDDATDATEATDDGTTDATTHGVDHLDHLSTISPIADVVITGPGFLNIRLRGTASAALVDEILRKGQKYGHADALTGRLHRLHAAHEVRALVVADATARLLRAQGALVRVTCEAGPARPARPEPEWERVLGVHVDAYAIPDRQAAIPAARPLEPPVGSPAPLEIDVRPVPVPAPADPTPLGRDAARWALLHPAAHDRPRISDEHLVQRESNPLFRVRYAHARTLAVGRNAADLGFHAEPGDVSEDLTGVLADHPRILAAAAAHRAPDRLARHLVTVADAVLPFLPTVLPRGEEKPSAAHRARLALAEAAGTVLAGGLTLLGIDAPDHL
- a CDS encoding response regulator → MEHGVEVGKTRTRWPVPTYSRVVSGASGRVLVVDDNKVIRQLIRVNLELEGFEVVTAADGAECLDVVHQVRPDVITLDVVMPRLDGLRTAARLRSDPRTRHLPLAIVSACTQYEVETGLDSGVDAFLAKPFDPAELVRLVRQLIAEGRGRGVVDGSAEGHTEESAFDGILGTAGEAEPAERAGRAGG
- the lysA gene encoding diaminopimelate decarboxylase encodes the protein MSRSAHPAGPRHADVYPEGHYSAPPADLNTLDPKVWAQTVGRDQGGVVTVGGVDVKSLAEQHGTPAYIVDEADFRARARAWRSAFGADADVFYAGKAFLSRAVVRWLHEEGLNLDVCSGGELATALSAGMPADRIAFHGNNKSAEEIQRAVEAGVGRIVLDSFQEIVRVAHIAQSLGIRQRVQIRVTVGVEAHTHEFIATAHEDQKFGIPLAGGQAAEAVRRALTLDGIEVIGIHSHIGSQIFDMSGFEVAAHRVVGLLKDIRDEHGVELPEIDLGGGLGIAYTSDDDPSEPHEIAKALTEIVTRECEAAKLRTPRISVEPGRAIVGPTAFTLYEVGTIKPLDGLRTYVSVDGGMSDNIRTALYDAEYSVALVSRTSDAEPMLARVVGKHCESGDIVVKDAFLPADLAPGDLIAVPATGAYCRSMASNYNHVLRPPVVAVNDGESRVIVRRETEEDLLRLDVG
- the thrB gene encoding homoserine kinase, which encodes MAGPAFRAAAVRVRVPATSANLGPGFDALGLSLGLYDDVVVRVADSGLHVDIAGEGSETLPRDENHLLVRSLRTAFDLLGGQPRGLEIVCANRIPHGRGLGSSSAAICAGIVAARAVTIGGDSRLDDAALLELATEIEGHPDNVAACLLGGFTLSWMEAGAARAIRMEPADSIVPVVFVPGRPVLTETARGLLPRTVPHVDAATNAGRAALLVEALTRRPELLLPATEDRLHQEYRAPAMPESTALVERLRADGVPAVISGAGPTVLALVDEDSADKVAHLAGEGWAANRLKLDARGAGVMPLATAGDV